In Porites lutea chromosome 1, jaPorLute2.1, whole genome shotgun sequence, a single genomic region encodes these proteins:
- the LOC140943251 gene encoding large ribosomal subunit protein eL22-like, translating to MPAKKKQQKKKTQLKFNVDCTHPVEDGIMDVANFEQFLHERIKVGGKTNNFGSDLSIERQKNKITVVSDIPFSKRYLKYLTKKYLKKNNLRDWLRVVSSAQNTYELRYFQINNEDEDEEGEDES from the exons ATGCCTGCG aaaaagaaacaacagaaaaaaaagacgcaGCTAAAATTCAATGTGGATTGCACTCATCCAGTTGAAGATGGAATTATGGATGTTGCCAACTTT GAACAATTTCTTCATGAGAGGATAAAGGTTGGTGGTAAGACCAACAACTTTGGCAGTGATCTGTCCATTGAGCGCCAGAAGAATAAGATAACTGTTGTGTCAGACATCCCATTCTCCAAAAG GTATCTGAAGTATCTCACTAAGAAGTACCTGAAGAAGAACAACTTGCGTGACTGGCTGCGAGTGGTATCCTCAGCGCAGAACACGTATGAGCTGCGGTACTTCCAAATCAATAATGAGGACGAAGATGAGGAGGGAGAAGATGAATCTTAA
- the LOC140943242 gene encoding uncharacterized protein: protein MAPVRPGEEELGRKWDRCLVDTTFKTVGGAVFGGVFSLLFFKRAAWPITLGLGVGLGAGYSNCRHQFLWHGPHGPPFHFGRPPWAGGGRPYWGRPSKDGEKHPPCHEEQKHSTQKESPSVKQAENQPEAKPDDKSSES, encoded by the exons atggcgcctgTCCGACCAGGCGAAGAAGAGTTGGGAAGAAAGTGGGATAGATGTTTAGTGGATACCACCTTTAAAACCG TTGGTGGTGCTGTTTTTGGTGGCGTATTTTCGCTTCTGTTTTTCAAAA GAGCCGCCTGGCCTATCACTCTGGGTTTAGGGGTTGGTCTTGGTGCTGGGTATTCAAACTGTCGACATCAGTTTCTCTGGCATGGACCACATGGGCCTCCATTTCATTTTGGAAGACCACCTTGGGCTGGAGGTGGCAGGCCATACTGGGGAAGGCCAAGCAAGGATGGTGAAAAACATCCTCCTTGTCATGAGGAGCAGAAG CATTCAACACAAAAGGAGTCACCTTCAGtgaaacaagctgaaaatcaaCCAGAGGCAAAGCCTGATGACAAGTCAAGTGAAAGTTAA